The Desulfovibrio legallii genome window below encodes:
- the ureC gene encoding urease subunit alpha produces the protein MIRIPRSQYVELYGPTTGDRIRLADTDLWIEVERDHTVPGEEVCFGGGKVIRDGMGQSQRGNAEGAMDTVITNAVILDAALGVIKADLGIRDGRIACMGKAGNPDVQPDVDVIIGPGTEIIAGEGCLLTAGGMDSHVHFICPQQVEEALASGITTMLGGGTGPATGTNATTCSPGPWHLERMLAATDLLPMNFGFLGKGNAALPDALREQLEAGACGLKLHEDWGSTPAAIDNCLSVADEYDVQVAIHTDTLNEAGFVEDTLAAFRGRTIHTYHTEGAGGGHAPDILRACSLPNVLPSSTNPTRPYTVNTVDEHLDMLMVCHHLNPSLPEDAAFADSRIRRETIAAEDILQDMGVISMISSDSQAMGRVGEVIIRTWQTAHKMKVQRGPLPEDKDHGNDNFRVRRYLAKYTCNPAITHGLSHAVGAVAPGLLADLVLWKPAFFGVKPLLVLKGGQIACAPMGDANASIPTPQPMHSRPMFGALGQAAAAASLSFVSRAFMENGGEGRLRELGLLRGLSACRGTRALRKSDMLLNSATPALSVNPQTYEVRADGEILSCPPAEVLPMAQRYFLF, from the coding sequence ATGATCCGCATACCAAGAAGCCAGTACGTCGAGCTGTACGGCCCCACCACGGGCGACCGCATCCGCCTGGCGGATACGGACCTCTGGATTGAGGTGGAGCGCGACCACACCGTGCCCGGCGAAGAAGTCTGCTTTGGCGGGGGCAAGGTCATCCGCGACGGCATGGGGCAGAGCCAGCGCGGCAATGCCGAAGGCGCCATGGACACGGTCATCACCAACGCCGTTATTCTGGATGCGGCGCTCGGCGTCATCAAGGCCGATCTGGGCATTCGGGACGGGCGCATAGCCTGCATGGGCAAGGCCGGCAACCCGGACGTGCAGCCGGACGTGGACGTGATCATCGGCCCCGGCACGGAGATCATTGCCGGCGAAGGCTGCCTGCTCACAGCCGGGGGCATGGATTCCCACGTCCACTTCATCTGCCCGCAGCAGGTGGAGGAGGCGCTGGCCAGCGGCATTACCACCATGCTGGGCGGCGGTACGGGCCCGGCCACAGGCACCAACGCCACCACCTGCTCGCCCGGCCCCTGGCATCTGGAGCGCATGCTGGCCGCCACGGACCTGCTGCCCATGAACTTCGGCTTTCTGGGCAAGGGCAACGCCGCCCTGCCCGACGCCCTGCGCGAACAGCTGGAGGCAGGAGCCTGCGGCCTTAAGCTGCACGAGGATTGGGGCAGCACCCCGGCGGCCATCGACAACTGCCTGTCTGTGGCCGACGAATACGACGTGCAGGTGGCCATCCACACGGATACGCTCAACGAGGCCGGTTTTGTGGAAGATACTCTGGCCGCCTTCCGGGGGCGAACCATTCACACCTACCACACGGAGGGCGCGGGCGGCGGACACGCGCCGGACATTCTGCGGGCCTGCTCTCTGCCCAACGTGCTGCCTTCGTCCACCAATCCCACCAGACCCTATACGGTCAACACCGTGGACGAGCATCTGGATATGCTCATGGTCTGCCACCACCTCAACCCTTCGCTGCCGGAGGACGCGGCCTTTGCCGATTCGCGCATCCGGCGCGAAACTATTGCCGCGGAAGATATTCTGCAGGACATGGGCGTCATTTCCATGATTTCTTCCGATTCCCAGGCCATGGGGCGGGTGGGCGAGGTGATCATCCGCACCTGGCAGACAGCCCACAAGATGAAAGTGCAGCGTGGCCCCCTGCCGGAAGATAAAGACCACGGCAACGACAATTTCCGTGTGCGGCGCTATCTGGCCAAATACACCTGCAACCCGGCCATTACCCACGGCCTGTCCCATGCCGTGGGCGCTGTGGCGCCGGGCCTGCTGGCTGACCTGGTGCTCTGGAAACCGGCGTTTTTCGGGGTCAAGCCTTTGCTGGTGCTCAAGGGCGGGCAGATAGCCTGCGCCCCCATGGGCGACGCCAACGCCTCCATTCCCACGCCCCAGCCCATGCACAGCCGCCCCATGTTCGGAGCCCTGGGCCAGGCGGCGGCAGCGGCCAGCCTGAGCTTTGTTTCCCGCGCGTTTATGGAAAACGGCGGGGAAGGCCGCCTGCGCGAACTGGGCCTGCTGCGCGGGCTTTCGGCCTGCCGGGGCACGCGCGCCCTGCGCAAGAGCGACATGCTGCTGAACAGCGCCACGCCCGCCCTTTCCGTCAACCCGCAAACCTATGAGGTGCGCGCCGACGGCGAAATCCTCAGCTGCCCGCCGGCGGAGGTGCTGCCCATGGCGCAGCGCTATTTTCTGTTTTAG
- the ureE gene encoding urease accessory protein UreE: MLEFTENLGNRDDLQPTERLTLAYEQRGKCRQRLRLDSGQEAGLFLQRGQVLREGDVLRAGETLAVVHNAQEPVVTAVAPNWETLARACYHLGNRHAPLQLGHKWLRFTPDHVLEELAESLGLRLRRENAAFVPEGGAYDGPHSHA, encoded by the coding sequence ATGCTGGAATTTACGGAAAATCTGGGCAACCGCGACGATCTGCAGCCCACGGAACGGCTGACGTTGGCCTATGAGCAGCGCGGCAAGTGCCGTCAACGGCTGCGGTTGGACAGCGGGCAGGAAGCGGGCCTGTTTTTGCAACGGGGGCAGGTGCTGCGGGAAGGGGACGTGCTCCGCGCGGGGGAAACCCTGGCCGTGGTGCACAATGCTCAGGAGCCGGTAGTGACGGCCGTGGCCCCCAACTGGGAGACGCTGGCGCGGGCCTGCTATCATTTGGGCAACCGCCATGCGCCTCTGCAGCTGGGGCACAAGTGGCTGCGCTTTACGCCGGACCATGTGCTGGAAGAACTGGCGGAAAGCCTGGGCCTGCGCCTGCGGCGGGAAAACGCGGCCTTCGTGCCCGAAGGGGGCGCGTATGACGGCCCGCACAGCCATGCCTGA
- a CDS encoding urease accessory protein UreF: MTARTAMPEASAPGSALGGAVTGVWSGPDPALLPLLYLAGQTLPVGGFAWSQGLEAAVEQGLAGDAAGLRRWLAGVLHYGLARNDLPLLLRLHRAAMTQDATGLRFWNDRVLASRESAELWQEEVQMGRALRRLLTDTGLLAAAGPLPGMDLPDDAGYTACFAAAAALLQTRAAKAAPTPGQAASFGLNAACAYAWSWLQNQTAVACKTVPLGQTAAQKLLLEFLSLLPQEAAQAAALDDTAVGASLPGLALCSAAHERQYSRLFRS, translated from the coding sequence ATGACGGCCCGCACAGCCATGCCTGAAGCCTCCGCGCCCGGATCTGCACTGGGGGGCGCGGTCACGGGGGTCTGGTCCGGGCCGGACCCGGCCCTGCTGCCCCTGCTCTATCTGGCCGGGCAGACTTTGCCCGTGGGCGGTTTTGCCTGGTCCCAGGGGCTGGAGGCTGCCGTGGAACAGGGCCTGGCGGGCGACGCTGCGGGCTTGCGGCGTTGGCTTGCGGGCGTGCTGCACTACGGCCTGGCCCGCAACGATCTGCCCTTGCTGCTGCGCCTGCACCGGGCGGCAATGACGCAAGACGCGACGGGCCTGCGCTTTTGGAACGATCGTGTGCTGGCAAGCCGCGAGAGTGCGGAACTGTGGCAGGAGGAAGTGCAGATGGGCCGGGCTTTGCGGCGGTTGCTCACGGATACGGGGCTGCTGGCTGCCGCGGGGCCCCTGCCGGGTATGGATTTGCCGGATGACGCGGGCTATACGGCCTGTTTCGCGGCGGCGGCGGCTTTGCTGCAGACGCGCGCCGCAAAGGCGGCCCCTACGCCGGGGCAGGCGGCGTCCTTTGGGCTGAACGCGGCCTGCGCCTATGCCTGGAGCTGGCTGCAGAACCAGACCGCCGTGGCCTGCAAGACCGTGCCCCTGGGCCAGACCGCCGCCCAGAAGCTGTTGCTGGAATTTTTATCCCTGCTGCCGCAGGAAGCGGCACAGGCCGCCGCGCTGGACGATACGGCGGTGGGGGCGTCCCTGCCGGGGCTGGCCCTGTGCAGCGCCGCGCACGAACGGCAGTATTCACGTTTGTTCAGGAGTTGA
- the ureG gene encoding urease accessory protein UreG yields the protein MTARPCLRVGVGGPVGSGKTALLRHLCLRMRKDYNMAVVTNDIYTREDAEFLLRHNALEADRILGVETGGCPHTAIREDASMNIQAIEALQRRHPGLELVLVESGGDNLSATFSPELADLTLYVIDVSGGDKIPRKGGPGITKSDLLIINKVDLAPMVHASLDVMERDTRRMRGQRPYVLTELLSGAGVEAVVAFIVREGMLRPLMREQQAGCCRS from the coding sequence ATGACTGCAAGACCCTGCCTGCGTGTGGGCGTGGGCGGCCCGGTGGGTTCGGGCAAGACCGCCCTCCTCCGCCATCTCTGCCTGCGCATGCGCAAAGACTACAATATGGCCGTGGTCACCAATGATATTTATACCCGCGAGGACGCGGAATTTCTGCTGCGGCACAACGCCCTGGAGGCCGACCGCATCCTGGGCGTGGAAACGGGCGGCTGCCCGCACACGGCCATACGGGAAGACGCCTCCATGAACATCCAGGCCATTGAGGCGCTGCAGCGCCGCCATCCCGGCCTGGAACTGGTGCTGGTGGAAAGCGGCGGGGACAATCTTTCCGCCACGTTCAGCCCGGAACTGGCGGACCTGACCCTCTATGTCATCGACGTGAGCGGCGGCGATAAAATTCCCCGCAAGGGCGGGCCGGGCATTACCAAATCCGACCTGCTCATCATCAACAAGGTGGATCTGGCCCCCATGGTCCACGCTTCGCTGGACGTTATGGAGCGGGATACGCGCAGAATGCGCGGGCAGCGGCCCTATGTGCTCACGGAGCTGCTTTCCGGCGCGGGTGTGGAGGCGGTGGTGGCGTTTATTGTGCGCGAAGGGATGCTGCGGCCATTGATGCGGGAGCAGCAGGCGGGCTGTTGCCGTAGCTGA
- the ahcY gene encoding adenosylhomocysteinase yields the protein MTKALDLTLAHKVADMSLADFGSKEMQLSEREMPGLMECIKKYGPSKPLKGFKVTGSLHMTIQTAMLIKTLHALGADIRWASCNIFSTQDHAAAAIVEQGLAKVFAWKGESLEDYWWCTEMALTWPDGSGPDLIVDDGGDATLFIHTGVEAEENPAMLDKKADSKEFQCVLDRLKLRLQDNPRHWHNVAAKVRGVSEETTTGVHRLYQLAAAGKLLFPAVNVNDSVTKSKFDNLYGCRESLADGIKRATDIMVAGKVVVICGYGDVGKGCAQSMRGFGARVLVTEIDPICALQAAMEGFEVITIEDALPCGDIYVTCTGNYHVITGKHMEGMKDEAIVCNIGHFDNEIEMTYLENTPGVTKTNIKPQVDKWTLKSGRSILVLAEGRLVNLGCATGHASFVMSNSFTNQTLAQLKLAAENLEKKVYILPKKLDEEVARLHLARLGVKLSTLTQEQADYIGVPVEGPYKAEMYRY from the coding sequence ATGACCAAAGCACTGGATTTGACCCTGGCGCACAAAGTGGCGGACATGAGCCTGGCCGACTTCGGCAGCAAAGAAATGCAGCTTTCCGAACGCGAAATGCCGGGCCTTATGGAATGCATCAAAAAGTACGGTCCTTCCAAGCCTCTCAAGGGCTTCAAGGTCACGGGCTCCCTGCACATGACCATTCAGACGGCCATGCTCATCAAGACGCTGCATGCCCTGGGCGCGGACATCCGCTGGGCCTCCTGCAACATTTTTTCCACCCAGGACCACGCCGCCGCCGCCATTGTGGAACAGGGCCTGGCCAAGGTTTTTGCCTGGAAGGGCGAAAGCCTGGAAGACTACTGGTGGTGCACTGAAATGGCCCTTACCTGGCCTGACGGCAGCGGCCCGGACCTTATCGTGGACGACGGCGGCGACGCCACCCTGTTTATTCACACGGGCGTGGAGGCCGAAGAAAATCCCGCTATGCTGGACAAAAAAGCCGACAGCAAGGAATTTCAGTGCGTGCTGGATCGTCTGAAGCTGCGGCTACAGGACAACCCGCGGCACTGGCACAACGTGGCCGCCAAGGTCCGCGGCGTGTCTGAAGAAACCACCACCGGCGTACACCGCCTTTACCAGCTGGCCGCCGCGGGCAAACTGCTTTTCCCGGCTGTCAACGTCAACGATTCCGTAACCAAGTCCAAGTTTGACAACCTCTACGGCTGCCGCGAATCCCTGGCCGACGGCATCAAACGCGCCACGGATATCATGGTGGCCGGCAAGGTGGTGGTGATCTGCGGCTACGGCGACGTGGGCAAAGGCTGCGCCCAGTCCATGCGCGGCTTCGGCGCGCGCGTGCTGGTGACGGAAATCGACCCCATCTGCGCCCTGCAGGCCGCCATGGAAGGCTTTGAAGTCATCACCATCGAAGACGCCTTGCCCTGCGGCGACATCTACGTTACCTGCACGGGCAACTATCACGTCATTACCGGCAAGCACATGGAAGGCATGAAGGACGAGGCTATTGTCTGCAATATCGGTCACTTTGATAATGAAATCGAAATGACCTACCTGGAGAACACCCCCGGCGTCACCAAGACCAACATCAAGCCGCAGGTGGACAAGTGGACGCTCAAGTCCGGCCGCAGCATTCTGGTGCTGGCCGAGGGACGTTTGGTCAACCTGGGCTGCGCCACAGGGCACGCCAGCTTCGTCATGTCCAACAGCTTCACTAACCAGACCCTGGCCCAGCTCAAGCTGGCCGCAGAAAATCTGGAAAAAAAGGTCTACATCCTGCCCAAAAAGCTGGACGAAGAGGTGGCCCGCCTGCATCTGGCCCGCCTGGGCGTCAAGCTCTCCACCCTTACCCAGGAGCAGGCCGACTACATCGGCGTGCCCGTGGAAGGGCCGTACAAAGCTGAAATGTACCGCTACTGA
- a CDS encoding ArsR/SmtB family transcription factor: protein MDNGTALLCFKALSDETRLRLVYILLHYELSVNELVHILDMGQSRVSRHLKILTEAGLLGSRRDGLWVFYAAPKTGERHDLLRALMAFVQPDAHMRADLAMAAQMLEERARKTRQFFNAIAENWDELNNEVLGDFDLPAAVCAAVPQGCGTAVDLGCGTGAVLARLLPLAHRVIGVDGSARMLEICRRRFAPEDLSAERVSLRIGDLSHLPLRDHEADFACINLVLHHLSQPAEALGEIRRILPPGGRLFVADFLRHTDEAMRNRYGDRWLGFAEDALATVLQKAGFAVHSAVRKPVGRGLTLLLLQADAVD, encoded by the coding sequence ATGGACAACGGCACGGCCCTGCTCTGCTTCAAGGCGCTTTCCGACGAAACCCGTTTACGGCTGGTCTACATCCTGCTGCATTATGAGCTTTCGGTCAACGAACTGGTCCACATTCTGGATATGGGCCAGTCGCGCGTGTCGCGCCACCTGAAAATTCTTACGGAAGCGGGCCTGCTGGGTTCACGTCGGGACGGACTGTGGGTTTTTTACGCTGCGCCCAAAACAGGCGAGCGCCACGATCTGCTGCGCGCCCTCATGGCCTTTGTGCAGCCCGATGCCCACATGCGGGCCGACCTGGCCATGGCCGCGCAGATGCTGGAGGAGCGCGCCCGCAAGACCCGCCAGTTTTTCAACGCCATTGCGGAAAACTGGGACGAGCTGAATAATGAAGTGCTGGGCGATTTTGACCTGCCCGCGGCCGTCTGCGCCGCCGTCCCGCAAGGTTGCGGCACGGCCGTGGACCTGGGCTGCGGCACCGGAGCCGTACTGGCCAGGCTCTTGCCCCTGGCGCACAGGGTCATCGGCGTGGACGGTTCGGCCCGCATGCTGGAGATCTGTCGCCGCCGCTTCGCCCCGGAGGATCTGTCGGCGGAGCGGGTTTCTTTGCGCATCGGCGATCTGAGCCATTTGCCTTTGCGCGACCACGAGGCGGATTTTGCCTGCATAAACCTGGTGCTCCACCACCTTTCGCAACCGGCCGAGGCCCTGGGCGAAATCCGGCGGATCCTGCCGCCCGGCGGGCGGCTGTTCGTGGCGGATTTTCTGCGCCATACCGACGAGGCCATGCGCAACCGCTACGGCGACCGCTGGCTAGGCTTTGCCGAAGACGCCCTGGCCACGGTTCTGCAGAAGGCAGGCTTTGCCGTACACAGTGCCGTGCGCAAGCCCGTGGGACGGGGCCTGACCCTGCTGTTGCTTCAGGCCGATGCGGTTGACTAA
- a CDS encoding DUF721 domain-containing protein, which produces MHIVNTALRRRCGQGGGLMARRKRKRTAASGPMPVGEALAGVFAGLGLDPEEAARRARLQSLWEHWESVMGPDLAPLARPLGHRRDLLLIGAEDAMLAQELHYLSQELLDRANAFMEAPVFQSVRVSLLLGKNGLDVSAASPLPVTRTRPVGRSKPLPRPSGERLVGMDPASPVARAYALFAGRKPRAQ; this is translated from the coding sequence ATGCATATAGTCAATACGGCTTTGCGTCGCCGCTGTGGCCAGGGGGGCGGCCTCATGGCCCGGCGCAAGCGTAAGCGCACGGCGGCTTCAGGCCCTATGCCCGTGGGCGAGGCTCTGGCGGGGGTCTTTGCCGGGCTGGGTCTGGACCCGGAGGAAGCGGCCCGCCGCGCTCGCCTGCAAAGCCTGTGGGAGCACTGGGAAAGCGTTATGGGGCCGGATCTGGCCCCCCTGGCGCGGCCCCTGGGGCACCGGCGCGACCTGCTGCTTATTGGGGCAGAAGACGCCATGCTGGCTCAGGAGCTGCACTACCTAAGCCAGGAACTGCTGGACCGGGCCAATGCCTTTATGGAAGCGCCGGTGTTTCAGAGCGTGCGGGTATCCTTGCTCCTGGGCAAGAACGGGCTGGACGTTTCGGCTGCAAGCCCTCTGCCGGTCACGCGCACCCGTCCCGTGGGGCGCAGCAAGCCCCTGCCTCGCCCCAGCGGCGAACGCCTTGTAGGCATGGACCCCGCCTCGCCCGTGGCCCGTGCCTACGCGCTGTTTGCCGGTCGCAAGCCACGGGCGCAATAA
- the tyrS gene encoding tyrosine--tRNA ligase has product MTDIDRQMAAIRRGVAELIDEGELRKKLARGVPLRVKVGFDPTAPDLHLGHTVVMHKMRHFQELGHKIIFLIGDFTGRIGDPSGRSETRPPLTEEQVMANAETYKKQVFKILDPEKTEVAFNSAWLGSMNAADFIRLASCCTVARMMERDDFEKRFREQRPISIHEFLYPLCQGYDSVALKADVEMGGTDQKFNLLMGRTLQAHYGQESQCILTMPLLEGTDGVRKMSKSYGNYIGIDEAPSQIFGKVMAISDALMWRYYELLSSKSLEDIAALKAAVANGSVHPKAAKEALAHEMVARYHSPKDADEAQQGFNAVFAGGGVPDEMPQYACSSGEASTPPAFLEAAGLVKSRGEAKRLIKEGALSIDGQRCDDPLSSLARGSYVVKLGKKRFLKLLVQ; this is encoded by the coding sequence ATGACGGATATCGACCGCCAGATGGCCGCCATTAGACGTGGCGTGGCCGAGCTTATCGACGAGGGCGAACTGCGCAAAAAACTGGCGCGGGGCGTCCCCCTGCGCGTGAAAGTAGGTTTTGACCCCACCGCCCCGGACCTGCACCTGGGCCATACCGTGGTCATGCACAAGATGCGCCATTTTCAGGAGCTGGGCCACAAGATCATCTTTCTTATCGGCGACTTCACCGGCCGCATCGGCGACCCTTCCGGCCGTTCAGAAACCCGCCCTCCCCTTACCGAAGAACAGGTCATGGCCAATGCCGAGACCTACAAAAAACAGGTCTTTAAAATTTTGGACCCGGAAAAGACCGAGGTGGCCTTCAACTCCGCTTGGCTGGGTTCCATGAACGCCGCGGACTTCATCCGTCTGGCCTCCTGCTGCACCGTGGCCCGCATGATGGAACGCGACGACTTTGAAAAACGCTTCCGCGAGCAACGCCCCATCTCTATCCACGAGTTCCTCTACCCCCTCTGCCAGGGCTATGACTCCGTGGCTCTCAAGGCTGACGTGGAAATGGGCGGTACGGACCAGAAGTTCAATCTGCTCATGGGCCGCACCCTGCAGGCCCATTATGGGCAGGAAAGCCAGTGCATCCTTACCATGCCTCTGCTGGAAGGCACGGACGGCGTGCGCAAGATGTCAAAATCCTACGGCAATTACATCGGCATAGACGAAGCGCCTTCCCAGATTTTTGGCAAAGTCATGGCCATTTCTGATGCGCTCATGTGGCGCTACTACGAACTGCTCTCCAGCAAATCTCTGGAGGACATCGCCGCCCTCAAGGCCGCCGTGGCCAACGGCAGCGTCCACCCCAAGGCCGCCAAAGAGGCCCTGGCTCACGAAATGGTCGCCCGCTATCACAGCCCCAAAGACGCCGATGAAGCCCAGCAAGGCTTCAACGCCGTGTTTGCCGGCGGCGGCGTGCCCGATGAAATGCCCCAATACGCCTGCTCTTCCGGCGAAGCCAGCACGCCCCCGGCCTTCCTTGAAGCCGCCGGACTGGTAAAAAGCCGCGGCGAAGCCAAACGGCTTATTAAAGAAGGCGCCCTCTCCATCGACGGCCAACGCTGTGACGACCCCCTCTCTTCCCTTGCCAGGGGCTCCTATGTCGTCAAACTGGGCAAGAAACGTTTCCTCAAACTGCTGGTGCAGTAG
- a CDS encoding L-lactate permease encodes MAWTQVYDPVGGAVVSALLAAIPLFSLFYMLAVRRAKGHYASLVAVALSFILAVAVWGMPFGTAVGALSYGVAFGLFPIIWIVVTAVWVYNMTVESGEFEYIKESLARLTDDRRLQAIFIAFAFGSFLEGTAGFGTPVAITAAMLAGLGFRPLYAAGICLIANTAPVAFGAIGIPVIVGAQVSGLSDLHVSAIVGRQLPFLSVIVPLWLCVVMCGFKRSLEVLPAIMVAGVSFAASQFAFSNFHGPTLPDIMSAIITIISMVLLLRVWKPARIWRFEGEKETPLAGEAPSFGVVLRAWLPYIILALMVFLWGLPQFKGMLNAVPGAVLKFSWPALDGMINKAAPILAAGKDPNYPAIFTLNWLSAGGTAILIAGFLSVPFMKGYSFGKAVACFFRTIYQLRFPILTIATILGLAYLMNYSGMSSTLGIAFTLTGPLFPLFSPLLGWLGVFLTGSDTSSNALFCGMQRSTAEVVGMDPYLAVAANSSGGVTGKMISPQSISVATAATGLVGNEGNLFRFTLGHSLAMTAFICVLTYLQSGVLHWMLP; translated from the coding sequence ATGGCATGGACGCAAGTTTACGATCCCGTAGGCGGAGCAGTGGTCTCCGCCCTGCTGGCAGCAATCCCGCTGTTCAGCCTGTTCTACATGCTGGCCGTACGCCGGGCTAAAGGGCACTACGCCTCGCTGGTGGCGGTGGCCCTTTCCTTCATCCTGGCCGTGGCCGTGTGGGGCATGCCCTTCGGCACGGCCGTGGGCGCACTGAGCTACGGCGTGGCCTTCGGGCTCTTCCCGATTATCTGGATCGTCGTCACGGCGGTGTGGGTCTACAACATGACCGTGGAATCCGGCGAATTTGAGTACATCAAAGAATCGCTGGCCCGGCTTACCGACGACCGCCGCCTCCAGGCCATCTTTATCGCCTTTGCTTTCGGTTCCTTCCTTGAAGGCACCGCCGGCTTCGGCACGCCCGTGGCCATCACCGCGGCCATGCTGGCCGGCCTGGGCTTCAGACCCCTGTACGCTGCGGGCATCTGTCTGATTGCCAACACCGCCCCCGTGGCCTTCGGCGCCATCGGCATTCCGGTCATCGTGGGCGCCCAGGTTTCCGGCCTGAGCGACCTGCACGTGAGCGCCATTGTGGGCCGTCAGCTGCCCTTCCTTTCCGTCATCGTGCCCCTGTGGCTGTGCGTGGTCATGTGCGGCTTCAAACGCTCTCTGGAAGTGCTGCCCGCCATCATGGTGGCCGGCGTGAGCTTCGCCGCCTCGCAGTTTGCCTTCTCCAACTTCCACGGCCCGACCCTCCCCGACATCATGTCCGCCATCATCACCATCATTTCCATGGTGCTGTTGCTGCGCGTGTGGAAGCCCGCCCGCATCTGGCGTTTTGAAGGCGAAAAGGAAACCCCCCTGGCGGGCGAAGCCCCCAGCTTCGGCGTGGTGCTGCGCGCATGGCTGCCCTACATCATCCTGGCCCTGATGGTCTTTTTGTGGGGCCTGCCCCAGTTCAAGGGTATGCTCAACGCCGTGCCCGGCGCGGTGCTCAAGTTCTCCTGGCCCGCTCTGGACGGCATGATCAACAAAGCCGCGCCCATTCTGGCCGCCGGCAAAGATCCCAACTATCCTGCCATCTTTACCCTTAACTGGCTCTCTGCGGGCGGCACGGCCATCCTGATTGCCGGCTTCCTTTCCGTGCCCTTCATGAAGGGCTACAGCTTCGGCAAGGCGGTGGCCTGCTTCTTCCGCACCATCTACCAGCTGCGCTTCCCCATCCTGACCATCGCCACCATCCTGGGCTTGGCCTACCTCATGAACTACTCTGGCATGAGCTCTACCCTGGGCATCGCCTTTACCCTGACCGGGCCGCTCTTCCCGCTCTTCTCGCCGCTGCTCGGCTGGCTGGGCGTGTTCCTCACCGGTTCGGACACTTCTTCCAACGCCCTGTTCTGCGGCATGCAGCGCTCCACGGCCGAAGTGGTGGGCATGGACCCCTACCTGGCCGTGGCCGCCAACTCCTCGGGCGGCGTTACCGGCAAGATGATCTCGCCCCAATCCATCAGCGTGGCCACCGCGGCTACCGGCCTGGTGGGCAACGAGGGCAACCTCTTCCGCTTCACCCTGGGCCACAGCCTGGCCATGACGGCCTTCATCTGCGTGCTGACCTACCTGCAGTCCGGCGTGCTGCACTGGATGCTGCCGTAG
- a CDS encoding glycosyltransferase family 2 protein: MQTPADAPRPAVTEAPAVSVIMNCLNSSRHLREALDSLMAQTFTDFEVIFWDNASTDASPAIAQSYGPKVRYFRGETIVPLGAGRNLALAQARGRYLAFLDCDDLWRPEKLAAQTALFEVNPRVGLACTDTEIFDGRGMRRRLFAEAAPVRGKAFAALMERQWISMSSAMIRATALTGLSSAGVAPGTGQNGGWFDESLNVCEEADVFYRIAHDWELDHVDAPLTLWRVHGANTTFRKFGQFADETLRILKKHRRLYPGYDADYADLVSLLNRRAAFQKAVDLWRQGHNAEARRVLRPWRAAGRKYQLFWWASYLPGACFDLAARLYFALPAALRR, translated from the coding sequence ATGCAGACGCCTGCAGACGCCCCGCGTCCCGCCGTCACGGAGGCCCCGGCCGTTTCCGTGATCATGAACTGTCTGAACAGCTCCCGCCACCTGCGTGAAGCCCTGGACAGCCTCATGGCCCAGACCTTTACCGATTTTGAGGTCATCTTCTGGGACAATGCCTCCACCGATGCTAGCCCGGCCATAGCGCAGAGCTACGGTCCCAAGGTGCGCTACTTCCGGGGCGAGACTATCGTACCCCTGGGCGCGGGCCGCAATCTGGCCCTGGCCCAGGCCAGGGGCCGCTACCTGGCCTTTCTGGACTGCGACGACCTCTGGCGGCCCGAAAAACTGGCGGCGCAGACGGCCCTTTTTGAGGTCAACCCCCGCGTGGGCCTTGCCTGCACCGACACGGAAATCTTTGACGGCCGGGGCATGCGCCGCCGCCTTTTCGCCGAAGCCGCGCCCGTGCGCGGCAAAGCCTTTGCCGCCCTCATGGAACGGCAGTGGATTTCCATGTCCTCGGCCATGATCCGGGCCACTGCCCTCACCGGGCTTTCCTCTGCGGGCGTGGCCCCCGGCACGGGTCAAAACGGCGGCTGGTTTGACGAAAGCCTCAACGTCTGTGAAGAAGCCGACGTCTTCTACCGCATCGCCCACGACTGGGAACTGGACCATGTGGACGCCCCCCTGACGCTCTGGCGAGTGCACGGGGCCAATACTACTTTCCGCAAATTCGGCCAGTTTGCAGACGAAACCCTGCGCATTCTGAAGAAACACCGCCGCCTTTACCCCGGCTACGACGCGGACTACGCCGACCTGGTCAGCCTGCTCAACCGCCGCGCCGCCTTCCAGAAAGCCGTGGACCTCTGGCGGCAAGGGCACAACGCCGAAGCTCGCCGCGTCCTGCGCCCCTGGCGCGCCGCCGGGCGCAAATACCAGCTTTTCTGGTGGGCCAGCTACCTGCCGGGCGCCTGCTTTGATCTGGCCGCCCGCCTCTACTTTGCCCTGCCTGCCGCCCTGCGCCGCTAG